The window ggacaattcctttgacctcatggcttgttttttttgctctgacatccactgtcatctgtgggaccttaaatagacaggtgtgtgcctttccaaatcatgtccaatcaattgaatttaccacaggtggactccaatcaagttgtagattcatctcaagtatgatcaatggaaaagcggatgcacctgagctcaattttgagtctcatatttAGGGgtttgaatatttatgtaaataaggtaattatatttgctaaaatttctaaacttgttttcgctttgtcattattgggtattgtgttttggaataaggctataatgtaacaacatgtgggaaaggggaaggggtgtgaattctttccgaatgcaccgtagaATCTGACATGATTTCAATTTGACATGAGACCTCAGTGTGGTACCTTTTAGCCTCCAATAGAGGGCAGTGTCTGACCAGAATTACCTATCCTTACCTATCCACCAGATGGCTTTCTTATCGCCAGCACTTTAGAATTGACATAAGGAGAGACATGTTGGTGTTTTCAATTTACATGCATTGTACTTAGAGTTTATATATAGCCATTTTATGATGGCTAAAAAATACATCCAACCATTTGCCTACCAAACTTTGCAACATCAACATGGCTAGGCCCTAACACATTTTGGTAAATTAGAAGGATAGCCTCTCCACCCGAACGTGGGAATTAGGAAAAATAGTGAGGCAAGTGACTATATTTTCAACCAAATAGGAGAGTGTATGATGTGCCTCTCCCTACAGTGGGatgttacacacagacacaacactcgCTCCACGAACCAGGGGGCCAATATGACTGGCAAATAGATGTAAACCTGTGAGTGTCGCTATCCAAAACACAAGCctacacagtacagtatacagtacaaatCCGAGTCAGCAGAGAagcaaaacatagaaacatgtgCCCTTGACGCTGCCTATACGAGAGGGGTTGGACCTAAATGTGGGATTGGCCTGTATGTCGTGTATCAAAATGAACAGATGAGGATTTCACACTCCACCATCATTCGGGTAGGAGATAGTGAATGTGCTGTCTACTATCGCGCAGGTCTCACACATTGGACGGGGTGCGCCTTTTTCAAATAGTGTAGGCCTAATGGAATTCCCTATAGTCAGGTTGCACTTAATGGACAAGAAACGGAAATGAACGAATGAAAACAACGTGAAAGCAGCCTTTCAACTGAAAAGAAACAGAGACACCGTAAATGTGTTATGAAACAACTGAACTACCGAGACACCGCAAGACACCACAAGGGATGGTTGTCCATCTCCACCCTGCAAACTCCATACATTCCGCTGAGTTCATGTGACTAGCATGAAGGGGGAGGGGATGGCAAATGTTAAGCTATACACATAGGCCTACTAGCAGTTATTTGAGGGTAACTACCCAAATGGGGACTAGCTgggaagaggagggagtgggAAAGTTTCACACAAGGAGAACAAATTATGGAGAGGGTAAAGCAACCTAAACGGAAAGAGGAAGATGGGGGTTGCTGAGAGTTCTGCTATTTGTTCTAGGATAGTGTTGACAAGAGGAATAGATATGAACATTCAACATTTCTTTAGGCCTATTCAAGCAATTGTAGTTGTATTTAAGACAACGCAGAGTgcttggatacagcccttagccgtggtatattggccatacaccacaaacccctgaggtgccatattgctattataaactggttacataATACACCGGTTAACGTAATTatagcagtaaaaatacatgttttgtcatacccgtggtataccctggtgaagacagcttgtctgtcgaatcgatggttattatattattgcatctgagtgtgcggctctccttttctttttcatACCGTCTGGTATACcgtggctgtcagccaatcagcacccagtttataataatttATAGCTTCTGTCTTCCATCACCATGGCATTAGACCAGGGgccaaaagtgtgacaccaatcaggctcccgagaactggagttgcccatccctgccttAGACTAGAGTTCAACTACGTACAACTAGCCTACACAGCAGAGCGTTAAACTAACCATTTGTGTGCTAAATGTCTGTCGGTTGCGCGTTGGCCTAATAACCTATTTTCAGTCAACGAAAGCAATACGATACTTTCATGTATAGGACAAAGTTATTAATGACCAATAAAGAAACATTCTTTCTCCGACTAGAAATACGTGTAATCGATCACACTAGGCGATCATATTATATTCAGACGGGTCTGTGCGACTTTTACGCACACTTAAATGTCTTGCGCGCTCATGTCTCAGATTGCCCCACCCACCTATAGGCTGGCGTGGTTTCCTATATAGCTTGATACGTGAACATCGTGTGCTTGTACTCCCTCAATAGTTTGGGCACGTTTCAACCAGCTCAATCCGAGCAGTTGCAGGTCAGTTCAAACTACAGGATTTTAAATGAAACTTTTGCGCGACAATTAGTTTtttgttaaatatattttaaatatgtccacaaaTGATTTCCAATAGTTTGTAATTGGTTCACTCCACGATTAATTAGCTAACAATGGAAATGAGCACGTACTGGAGGTGTAGAACACTTGTTGAATTGTGTTATATTACATTTGGAGGGAAAGAGAACAGATTGTTTACGCCCCAATATGACTTGGTTGGGTAACAATATGGATGGAGCCGCTAGGaaaagtttttatttttactttatacatttttattaacCGATTTTTAAGTAATTCGAACGTATAACCGCTCAATTGGATAGATATTCTTGATAAGTTAATCGATTGTTAAATAAATACTTTTACTTATCATTTGGAATTAATAGGTGTGGGTTTTAAATTGGGAATGGAAACACTTAGGCtgcttagacaggcagcccaatatCACAATTCTTTCCACACaattgatcttttgaccaatcagatcagctctaaaAATAtctaatgtgattggtcaaaagactaatTTAGTGGGGGGAAAAAACGTATCAACTTTGAGAGCAATTGCCCTGTAGCACTGCTTATCTAAAAGTATTcattgtatttttattattttcatttTGTTGGATGTCTGCTCAAATGGAACGCATCTTGATTCAACAGCTTATGAAATATGGTGTAACTTTTTATGAGAAACTCCTGGATCTGTGCACTGGATTTATTAGGTAATGTTTTGATGGGAATTGATGCATTGCATTTCATGAGATTATTTAACTCTTGTGTAAAATATCTTCAGAAAACATgggacatgagacgtatgtggcagggtctacaggaaatcatggactacaagaagaaaaccagccacgtcacggacaccgacattacgcttccagacaaactaaacaccttctttgcctgctttgaggataaaaTAGTTCCACCGTCGTGGCCTGCTAACAAGAGCtgcatccctctccttctccgggGCCGGCATGAGTAAAACGTCCTCGGAGcacgcgcagaccagctggctggtgtgtttatggacatattcaatcgctccctatcccagtctgcttcaAGATAgataccattgttcctgtacccaagaaggcaaagataactgaactaaatgactaccgccccgtagcactcacttctgtcatcatgaagtgctttgatagactagtcaaggatcatatcacctccaccttaccggccaccctagacccacttcagtttgcataccacccTAACAGGTCCGCAGACGATGCATTcgcctgcacactgccctatcccatctggacaagaggaatacctatgtaagaatgctgttcattgactacagctcagcattcaacaccatagtaccctccaagctcatcatcaagctggaggccctgggcctcaaccccgccctgtgtaattgggtcctggactttctgaccggccacccccaggtggtggtgaaggtaggaaacaacatctccacctcgctgaccctcaacactggggccccacaagggtgtgtgctcagaccccccccccccacacacacctgtactccctgttcacccacaactgtgtggccatgcacgcctccaactcaatcatcaagtttgcagatgacacaacaatagtgggcttgattaccaacaacagcgagacagtctacagggaggaggtgagggcacttggagtgtggtgtcaggaaaacaacctctcctttattttgttgacgctgagtgagatgatcgtggacttcaggaaacagcagagggagcgcctcttcaaccacaggaggctgaagaaatttggcttgtcacccaaaactctgactaacttttacagatccacaatcgagagcatcctgtcgggctgtatcacaacctggtacagcaactgctctgccctcaactgcaaggccctccagagggtggtgcggtctgcacaacgcatcaccgggagcaaactacctgtcctccatgATACCTATAGcactgatgtcacaggaaggccaaaaagataatcaaagaCAACCACCTgagctactgcctgttcaccccgttaccatccagaaagtgaggtcagtacaggtacatcaaagctgggactgagagatcAAAGCTGTTTTttgatctcaaggccatcagactgctaaatagcaatcactaactcagagaggctgctggctaaatggagacccaatcactggccactttaacaaatggatcactagtcactttatacaatgccacttgaataatgttaacatatcttacattactcatctcatatgtatatactgtattttataccatctattgcacctagtctatgccgcacggccatcacccatccatatatttatatgtacatattctcattcacccccttttttgtgtgtgtgtgtgtgttaggtagttgttggggattttttagattacttgttagatattactgtgctgtctgaactagaagcacaagaatttcgctacacttgcattaacatctgctaaccatgtgtatgtgaccaatacatttttattttatttggtaaATCAAAAAGGTTTTACTACAATTTGTTAGTTTAACTGAGAAAGGTACTACTATATGTGTAAATACTGTAACTGTAATGGTAGTTGTTCACACATGCAAGAGGCAGGTGGCAGCAGTGATCCTTCATTCCAGGTTTGAGGTGGTGGTATAGGGGCTTTGACTGGGAAAAGCTAGGAGAACAATGAGGTCATTTAAAATGGCAATGGCATGTCTGGAGGGGAGGGGTCATATAGGGGGATGAGGGGTGGCATGGTATGTGAAATTCTGTAACACCGTTTCCGGTTAATTACATGCCAGGGATTGGCATAACTTAACGCGCGGGTGTTTGTCATTTGGAATTTGCTGTTTGGTTGTTTTTAAAAAGCACAAAAGGCCTATATGTTCACCTCTCACCAAGTACTAGCTATGTTGGTTTGGCTCTTGTTTAGAATGCCTCTAGGCCTATATGCATGGACTGTATGCATTAACTATACAATCTAGTTATGAATAAGTTTGACCTTTTTTCCGGACTAACCTGATAGCTAACCTTTCACATGTTCACTTCTGGTGCTGTATCTCCGATCAGACTACACGTCCCCCATCCACCCCTCCCACACGAGTCAAGAGTGCATAATATGGTGATAATGTATTGATATGTGAGATTCCTAGAAGCATCAAGCATTATGTAATCTTTACATTCATTCATTAAGCAACGTAATCAATGTCTCAGTACCAATTGATGATtgtcatcacccccccccccaagccacaCTGCAAAGATGTGACGGAAATGGTGGCCCTCCTATTTCCAAGAAAATCTCTCACCCCCCCTTTCATTTTGAGCCTGGGACTCCTTCACACACAGCTGATGGCTTGCCTGTGAATCACGACAATCACAGACATAGGGGGCTTGGCTGGGGAGATTGTGGTGATGTTTTCCCCTCTTGATGAAAGATTCAATTAATCTGACCATATGCAAGCCCCTTGACCAGGTCTGATTTCCACCCTACGCCACAGAAACAAAGAAGCCAGTCAATGCGAGCATGCTCTACGTCTACACGTCGGCATGGCTTATCGCTACTCCTCTTGCTGCTCGAATGAGGAAATATGGAAACGGTAGTGCACACACTATGGTCATAATGAGGAAATATGGAAACAGTAGTGCACACACTATGGTCATAATGAGGAAATATGGAAACGGTAGTGCACACACTATGGTCATAATGAGGAAATATGGAAACGGTAGTGCACACACTATGGTCATAATGAGGAAATATGGAAACGGTAGTGCACACACTACAGTCATCATGAATAAATATGGAAACGGTAGTGCACACACTACAGTCATCATGAATAAATATGGAAACGGTAGTGCACACACTACGGTCATAATGAGGAAATATGGAAACGGTAGTGCACACACTACGGTCATAATGAGGAAATATGGAAACGGTAGTGCACACACTAGGGTCATGTGACGTGGAGTGTAGGTCTTTAAGCCCGGTAAGCGCTGGGGAGAATGGAGATCACACAACTTTTAAGTCGATCAGCTTTATGATGTGCTGTAATGCTGATGCGGAGTCATTGCTATCAGATCGGTGGCTCTGAGGAGAGATTGAAGCTCTGACAGTAGCACAGTCTCAGCTGCTGATGCCTCCAGCTCTCACCATTTATCAGCCCACATCCCTCAGTGGAGAAACCCCCGAGTTGTTTTAGATGGGAACAGTAGGGGGATTGAGGATGCAGGAagatgggagggaggaaggagctTTGGAAGGCTGTCATTGGCTGTGAGTTTGGGGGCTTGCTGTATGTGCTCATGAGACTGGTGCAGCAGAAACATGAAGCTAATGACAGTTTTAATGCTcctgtgtctgagagagagatttgaatactgcaaaaatatcctctgtttacaatgtaaaacaccaaataatgcatgcaaagCAGAATTAGGCTGCTATTTATCAAAATTCAGAAAAGAGATGTTAAATTCCACAACCACCttaaaggaagtgattcccaaaccttccataacaaagatcacctacagagagatgaacctggagaagagtcccttaagcaagctggtcctgtggCTCTGTTCACTAACACAAactgagccccaggacagcaacacaattgaacccaatcaaatcatgagaaaatatAATTACCTGACACATTGCTCAATTTGTCGTCAATTCTTTCCacactagaatgttatttggccctaaacagagagtacacagtggcagaatacctgaccacttgtgactgacccaaacttaaggaaagctttgactatgtacagactaagtgagcatagccttgctattgagagaggccgccgtaggcagacctggctctccaGAGAAGACAGACCAtgtacactgcccacaaaatgaggtggaaactgagctgcacttcctaacctcctgccaaatgtatgaccatctTAGAGACACATgtttccttcagattacacagatcaacaaagatttaaaaaacaaaacccaattttgataaactcccatatctactgggtggaataccacagtgtgacatcacagcagcaatatttgtgacctgttgccataagaaaagggcaaccagtgaagaacaaacaccattgtaaatacaacccatatttgtttattttaccttttgtacttcaaccatttgcacatcgttacaacactgtatatagatatttgaaatgtattttactcttttggaacttctgagtAATGTTTAATGtcaatttgtattgtttatttcacttttttttttttatctacttcacttgctttggcaatgtgaacgtatgtttcccatgccaataaagctcttaaattgaattgagagagagattagaTATTTTTGGAGGGCTGCTGctgctctcgctcgctcgctctctcgctctctctctccccatcccatcTCTTTTGTGTTTTTCCatagcctctctgtccctctcttcctggTCTGACAGTGGCTCTTGGGCAGGCATTTTATAGCTTGATCTGAAAGCTATGTTCCCATGTCATTTGAGAGGATGTATTGACAAGGGTGGATGTTTCTTTCACTGTACTAATATTTTTAATAGATTTAGCCTATATCCGAACCTCGACATCCAAAACGTTCCAGAGCTACAATTCCCCAAATTGGTTTACCAGACAAGTGTCCCTGATTTTGTCAATTTAAATTACATTGGATAAATTGATATCAGTATGTTCTTTATTAGCTTTGAGGATGTTGACCGAGAACCTGTTCAAAGCCAAAGATTGACTTAATTTAATCTCCTCATCGGATTATTTGAAAGGAGACCCAACAATCAGATTACTTTATTTTAAGGTTGTTTATCGGACCCCTGCTTTGCTGACAGATTTAAAAGAAAGCTTTGGATTGGTCTACTGTGTGATCTTGGCCACAAGGTGATTGGCCATGAATCTCTGTAGTAACAAATTTTTTGATAGTTTAGTAGTGAAGGAACCCTTCAAAGATATAGAACACATCAAATAGCATTGCCCAAAGGGACATTGATCTAGCATGGCATGATGATGGGATACTACTACAAGGCtgtgaggtcattgtccattaaCAGTATGGATGTCAAGCAATGCCATAATTTACTTTCTCACATATCATTCCTGAGGGCAGGTCTACGTTGTTACATAATCCAATGCGTTGACACGCATGTTCCCTTAGACGTGTGCCTTTTAAGCTTATGAActctttatttgtatttttttctctctttccactTTGTTGGCTGGATGAGCAAATACCATCTGACAGGTCGCAAAGAGTTTTTACACTATGGGGAGGTGGGTTGGGCTTATGTGTGTTAGAGCGCAAGCCACAGAGATTGATGCATTtcgacagctgtgtgtgtgtgtgtgtgtgtgtgtgtgtgtgttgggcaaGTCTGCAGATCTGGTTGGGTGAGACCGGGCTATATAAAAGGGCGGAGCACAAAGCTGAAGCTTTCTCAGTAGTTCTCCCGTCACACTGTTGGGTACCCAAACTACCAGGTGCTCTTTGGTTGGCTGGGCGCTAGATGGTTGGAGGTTAGACTGGCCAGTTGGAGTAGCAGCCACAGGATCTTTACCACCACAGAGCCTGTGGAAGGTGTGGAGGatccaacttttttttttacgaCTGCATTCCGGACCACCTTTTTCCCTGGAGCAAGTCGGAAACCCTGAATTTCAAGTCATTTTTTTGCCGCATTCCTCCTTTTTGCCTGAACAAAAGGGTGTAATCGCAACCAGGTTGGCATATGAATCCCTCACGTTTCTACCTTCCCTGCACACTGCCAGCTTTTCCCCTTGCCTCCCCAGTGAAATGGTTGTTATTGATGCGGTGAACTTGGTGAACTTCGACATAAGACCCATGTTATTGGTCATGGAGAGATGCATTTAGATGGTGTCATAATGAGTTAGTTAGGATCTCTTTAgtgccccccaccaccacacacagctGGTCCTGTTTACTTGACTTGTGAGTTGGAGCACTATCGCTCAGTTTTCCGCATCTCGCAGGAATGTACTTCAAAGCAAGCCACTCAAGCAGCTGGAAGTAAAGAAAAAATACAATTGAACTTTTTTTTTAAGGATAGAACTGGGCTCTTTCCAATTATGGTTGTTACTTTTGAATAAGATCTGGAATATTGTCCCGAATTTAGTGTTGAGGGAATTCCTTAAATTGGCATGATAACAATCAAGATGATCACTCATTACATGTGATATCTTCAGAGGCTGAATGAATGTAACGTTTTTCGACTCGAGTCTAAGTTTACGGCTTCATGAATAGCAGCATTGTTTCCCTCGTCAGATCTAGTTCAGGCATGCCGATTGGAGATTATTATGAAACATTTTTTAAAGGTTCTGAGAAATGGTGTCAGGTCCAAAACCAGACCAGATGTTAGTTTTGACAATGGCACTCTTTTCTGGATGGGTTTGTCTGCAACTAGACTAGACTGCACTGGACATGACCGGATCAGGGAGACTGGGTTTGTTCATAGTCCTCGCCTCAGGCAAGAACTGTTCCCTTCCTCAAAGCCGTTCAGATGGTTTGAGTTTATTTGCAAACATAGAAAACTGCCTCGTTTCTCATAATGCCAGTCTGACACCGGTATCAAACTTGAAGATAGGCTTTGGTTTAATTTGTAAGCACACTtttgtcttcctcagtgttcaACAAAGTTTAGTTTGATGCTATTGTCTTCTACTTGGATGGTtctaaaaacatatatatttgttttaattgAGGCATCCGTATGCCTCTACACATGGGATGAATTATGGTTTCCTATTGGCTTAGTGGGCCAATGGAGTGACTCCATTATCTCTTTCTCTTCAGGTCTCCAGACCAGAGCTGCATCAACACACCTCGCAAAGAAACCAACCCCAGACCCACTACAGACATGATCATCAGACTGGGCAGGCTGACCCCTGGATACTTCCGCCTCCTACAGGTTTGTAAACTATTGACGGCCTTTCATTGGGGTTTTGTGCCTAATACTGTATGAATTCATGCGGAAGGAAATATATTGACATTTCTCTACTTATTGATATGACTTGTTACAGTGAGTCAGCACTGAATCATGTAAAGATGCAGTCCATGTGGAATCGTCAacacttgaaaaaaaaaaaatgaaaaaaaaagtaaTTCAAGTTCAGAAAAACAGTATTGTGTTCTAGAGTCGCAGATGCATTAGAAATTAGTCATATGGGCAGCATATCCGCTCCCACCCAGTCAATGAAATTCCTATTCTCCTTGCCACAGTTTGGTATTTGCTGATCTTTACGCTTGAATAACAATGGCCAtgaccaattttttttttttttgtgtgtgttttttgttgaaTTAGAGTCCTTGTTGACTTAAGAAATGTCAGCTAAGATGTATCTCTTATGAGGGAGTTATGATTCACTCGACTTGGAATGTAAGAGCACCGTGACAAGGTTTAACTTCCCCCTTGGCTCAGATGTGGATGTAAGCAAAATGAAAAATGGACCACGTCAGAGTATTTGAGCGTTACTCCAAGGCCA of the Oncorhynchus clarkii lewisi isolate Uvic-CL-2024 chromosome 3, UVic_Ocla_1.0, whole genome shotgun sequence genome contains:
- the LOC139393391 gene encoding putative transmembrane protein ZNF593OS isoform X2 produces the protein MIPIALMSQEGQKDNQRQPPELLPVHPVTIQKVRSPDQSCINTPRKETNPRPTTDMIIRLGRLTPGYFRLLQRQVAGEVQTQPQDRAVNQIAMMLAIMGLSLSYYSAKRMTEKVHRLQKRRDPHTP
- the LOC139393391 gene encoding uncharacterized protein isoform X1 — its product is MKHFLKVLRNGVRSKTRPDVSFDNGTLFWMGLSATRLDCTGHDRIRETGFVHSPRLRSPDQSCINTPRKETNPRPTTDMIIRLGRLTPGYFRLLQRQVAGEVQTQPQDRAVNQIAMMLAIMGLSLSYYSAKRMTEKVHRLQKRRDPHTP